In Pseudophryne corroboree isolate aPseCor3 chromosome 3, aPseCor3.hap2, whole genome shotgun sequence, a genomic segment contains:
- the SALL4 gene encoding sal-like protein 4 isoform X2 → MSRRKQANPQHLDSEGQPPQAYAEPQDCQSEADGEKPVKRCRMEDTRVCDKCCAEFFDHAEYLAHKKSCTKNPLVLIMNEGEGTPNSYSAHPPEGTDTKPFKIQAAKDILAKGSTVSAETMEGKVASANKTVPEAAPKTNGFGYLPKSNVSNTNVTLQTINSTKVAVNQHAPDGIATPTSNPNAIPMILEQLVCLQQQQLQQIQLTEQIRIQIAMMAPNSLHPSIAAATDPLKALGAHLSQQLSAAVALIGQKAGSQNLTLETLKQSKLPHTTIPMPASGAVPIGFTTPLLKPEVSRGISSSVARFPNPVLPHSPGTVIFQNPLNVMDPLKKMKSKFPGVSTPESKTNSEDQFFRHKCKFCGKVFGNDSALQIHLRSHTGERPYKCNICGNRFTTKGNLKVHFQRHRDKYPHIRMNPYPVPEHLDNVPTTSGIPYGMSVPMDESNVLADIKPVLTSLPNPGLTIPNVAGISDSTVAAFSLNMQSKPSPGSEAESVSPGVVGHESGTDQSLNSPPASGSSEQGSETSKLQQLVENIDPSGSDPNKCLICHRILSCPSSLKMHYRTHTGERPFKCKICGRAFSTKSNLKTHYGVHRANTPLKMQHSCPICQKKFTNAVVLQQHIRMHMGGQIPNTPLPEDACEDADMDSLVIDEKSGELNSFTDDNIDDLDIEEPELAEGPLSSKPPTPQTEIQAESPTLKLSELASQDNCMSVSPGLNLLRQNSVKSSDNVSMESDALTNDSFSTVDQEYQNCKSPTQSELRAFSPANIQDDSLPSKSPPSYNGHDVAGGSTKTEPSENGFLDPDGDGALDLTNGGLGRKIKEEPGLQQNGDNGSCGNTHVE, encoded by the exons ATGTCGCGGCGCAAGCAGGCTAACCCCCAGCACCTGGACTCGGAGGGGCAGCCCCCGCAGGCGTACG CTGAGCCACAAGACTGTCAAAGCGAAGCAGATGGTGAAAAGCCAGTGAAGCGATGCAGGATGGAGGATACTCGGGTCTGTGATAAGTGCTGTGCAGAGTTCTTTGATCATGCAGAGTATCTAGCGCATAAGAAGAGTTGCACTAAAAACCCACTTGTTCTCATCATGAATGAGGGAGAGGGGACACCCAACTCTTACTCCGCACATCCTCCGGAAGGTACTGATACCAAGCCATTTAAAATACAAGCTGCAAAGGACATTCTTGCAAAGGGCTCCACGGTTTCAGCGGAGACGATGGAAGGAAAAGTAGCTTCTGCTAACAAAACTGTCCCTGAAGCAGCGCCTAAGACTAATGGCTTTGGCTACTTGCCCAAATCAAATGTCTCCAACACTAATGTGACTTTACAAACTATCAATAGTACTAAAGTGGCAGTTAATCAACATGCACCAGATGGCATTGCTACTCCAACAAGCAACCCCAATGCTATCCCAATGATCCTTGAACAACTGGTTTGCTTGCAGCAGCAGCAACTTCAACAGATTCAGCTTACGGAGCAAATCCGCATCCAGATTGCTATGATGGCTCCTAATTCCTTGCATCCTTCTATAGCTGCAGCTACAGATCCATTGAAGGCTTTAGGTGCTCATCTATCACAGCAGCTTTCTGCAGCAGTTGCTTTGATTGGACAGAAAGCTGGAAGTCAGAACCTTACACTTGAGACTCTTAAGCAATCTAAGCTACCTCATACCACTATACCTATGCCAGCTTCTGGTGCTGTGCCAATTGGCTTCACAACGCCTCTCTTAAAGCCTGAGGTTAGTAGGGGCATTTCTTCTTCTGTTGCAAGGTTTCCAAATCCTGTGCTACCTCATTCTCCTGGAACTGTGATCTTCCAGAATCCGCTTAATGTCATGGACCCTTTAAAGAAAATGAAAAGCAAGTTTCCAGGTGTCtctacacccgaatctaaaactaaTAGTGAGGATCAATTTTTCAGGCATAAATGTAAATTCTGCGGTAAAGTGTTTGGTAATGACAGTGCTCTGCAAATTCATTTACGTTCCCATACTGGTGAGAGACCCTACAAGTGCAACATCTGTGGAAACCGATTTACAACTAAAGGAAACTTAAAAGTTCACTTCCAGCGACATAGAGACAAATATCCCCATATAAGAATGAATCCTTATCCTGTTCCAGAGCATCTGGATAATGTCCCCACTACCAGTGGAATTCCGTATGGGATGTCTGTTCCAATGGATGAATCTAATGTACTTGCGGACATAAAACCTGTGCTGACTAGTCTTCCCAATCCTGGGTTAACGATACCAAACGTTGCCGGGATCAGTGATTCGACAGTAGCAGCTTTCTCACTGAACATGCAGTCCAAGCCATCACCTGGCAGTGAAGCAGAGTCTGTGTCACCTGGAGTAGTTGGACATGAATCTGGCACTGATCAGAGTTTAAACTCTCCTCCTGCTAGCGGCTCCAGTGAACAAGGGTCAGAAACTAGCAAGCTACAGCAGCTGGTGGAGAACATTGACCCTTCTGGCTCGGATCCTAATAAGTGCTTGATATGTCATAGAATACTAAGCTGCCCAAGTTCTCTTAAGATGCATTACCGCACCCACACTGGAGAAAGACCTTTTAAGTGCAAAATCTGTGGGCGAGCCTTTTCTACAAAAAGTAACCTCAAAACACACTATGGTGTTCACCGTGCAAATACACCTTTGAAAATGCAGCACTCATGCCCAATTTGCCAAAAGAAATTTACTAACGCTGTGGTTTTACAGCAGCATATCCGTATGCATATGGGTGGCCAAATTCCCAACACACCCTTGCCAGAAGATGCATGTGAGGATGCAGACATGGACTCACTAGTGATTGATGAGAAGAGTGGAGAATTAAATAGCTTTACAGATGACAACATTGATGACCTTGATATTGAAGAGCCTGAGCTTGCAGAAGGTCCATTAAGTTCTAAACCGCCGACACCACAAACTGAGATCCAGGCAGAGTCTCCAACACTAAAGCTATCTGAGCTTGCCTCACAGGACAATTGTATGTCTGTATCACCAGGCTTAAACTTACTGAGGCAAAACAGTGTAAAATCAAGTGATAATGTGTCAATGGAAAGTGATGCTTTGACTAATGACTCCTTCTCAACAGTGGATCAAGAATATCAGAATTGTAAAAGTCCCACACAATCTGAGCTAAGGGCTTTTTCACCAGCAAACATCCAAGATGACAGCCTTCCATCAAAGTCCCCACCTTCATATAATGGCCATGATGTAGCTGGTGGGTCTACTAAGACTGAACCGTCTGAAAATGGCTTTCTTGATCCAGACGGCGATGGAGCCTTGGATCTAACAAATGGTGGTTTGGGACGGAAAATCAAGGAGGAACCAGGCCTTCAGCAGAATGGAGACAATG GTTCATGTGGGAACACACATGTGGAATAA